One Bosea sp. AS-1 genomic region harbors:
- a CDS encoding DUF411 domain-containing protein: MPTELYPSRRALMIGAAQAAAALALSPPSLAAEALPKMTVTRDPNCGCCSNWIAHVKAAGFPVEVVEVPDVMPLKTRLGVPDALASCHTAEIDGYVVEGHVPAEAIKRLLVERLRVKGIAVAGMPVGSPGMEIPGQAPQIYEVVLFASGEQRLFARYRGLQQI, translated from the coding sequence ATGCCAACCGAGCTCTATCCATCCCGCCGCGCGCTGATGATCGGCGCTGCGCAGGCAGCCGCGGCGCTCGCGCTGTCGCCTCCGTCACTGGCCGCCGAGGCGCTCCCGAAGATGACCGTGACTCGTGACCCGAACTGCGGCTGTTGCAGCAACTGGATTGCGCATGTGAAGGCCGCGGGCTTTCCGGTCGAAGTGGTCGAGGTTCCCGACGTCATGCCGCTCAAGACCAGGCTTGGCGTGCCCGATGCCCTGGCATCGTGCCATACCGCCGAGATCGACGGCTATGTCGTCGAAGGTCATGTTCCGGCCGAGGCGATCAAGCGATTGCTGGTCGAGCGGCTGCGGGTGAAGGGCATCGCTGTCGCGGGCATGCCGGTCGGCTCGCCCGGAATGGAGATCCCGGGCCAGGCGCCTCAGATTTACGAGGTCGTCCTCTTCGCCTCCGGAGAGCAGCGCCTGTTTGCCCGCTATCGCGGGCTGCAACAGATTTGA
- a CDS encoding MerR family transcriptional regulator, with protein MITIGALSQRTGVNIETIRYYERINLTPKPPRTESRRRLYGAEDVRRLTFIRHSRDLGFDIPAIKRMLALQESPEASCDQVSRIATDQLEAVEIRIGRLLDLRASSFE; from the coding sequence ATGATCACCATCGGAGCTTTGTCACAACGGACAGGCGTCAATATTGAAACAATCCGCTACTACGAGCGGATCAACCTCACCCCAAAGCCGCCCCGCACGGAAAGCAGACGCCGGCTTTACGGAGCCGAGGACGTACGACGTTTGACATTCATCCGGCATTCCCGGGACCTCGGCTTCGATATCCCGGCCATTAAGAGAATGCTTGCTCTGCAGGAAAGCCCGGAGGCCTCTTGTGACCAGGTCAGCCGAATTGCCACGGATCAGCTTGAAGCCGTCGAGATCAGGATAGGTCGGCTTCTGGACTTAAGGGCGAGCTCATTCGAATGA
- a CDS encoding MAPEG family protein — MARAFSSDQMGIIRGSAAALTLAAIVLTAGYVWLPPGLLRLNPEMGLGERVAFTLKADILMFLWLAGCVGAVSRGRFYSPADIRGSAFGQPSPAIAVRAAVLQNSLEQTVLAFGAHLTLAALLRGPELVLIPLLVALFLAGRVAFAFGYAKGASGRAFGMALTAASIIVSYGVAVGLVAVGR; from the coding sequence ATGGCCAGGGCCTTTAGTTCGGACCAGATGGGCATCATCCGTGGCTCCGCCGCCGCGCTCACTCTTGCGGCGATCGTCCTTACGGCCGGGTATGTTTGGCTGCCTCCTGGGTTGCTCCGCCTCAACCCGGAGATGGGCCTCGGTGAGCGGGTCGCGTTCACGCTGAAGGCTGATATTCTCATGTTCCTCTGGCTTGCTGGCTGCGTCGGCGCGGTGAGCAGAGGACGGTTCTATTCGCCAGCAGATATACGGGGCTCGGCATTTGGCCAACCCAGCCCAGCAATCGCCGTGCGAGCTGCGGTGCTGCAGAATTCATTGGAGCAGACGGTTCTGGCCTTTGGCGCCCACCTAACACTTGCAGCGCTGTTGCGAGGACCCGAGCTGGTACTCATCCCTCTGCTGGTCGCTCTGTTTTTGGCCGGTCGGGTGGCCTTTGCTTTCGGCTATGCCAAAGGAGCATCAGGTCGGGCTTTCGGCATGGCCCTTACCGCCGCGTCTATCATCGTGAGCTACGGAGTGGCGGTCGGCTTGGTGGCTGTCGGACGCTGA